In Rhodoferax sediminis, the sequence AGGCCGGCCTGCGCGACGTGGTGAAGGACATCCTGGACAGCCTGACGCCGCGTGAAGCCAAGGTGCTGCGCATGCGCTTCGGCATCGAGATGAGCACCGATCACACGCTCGAAGAAGTCGGCAAGCAGTTCGACGTGACGCGCGAGCGCATCCGCCAGATCGAAGCGAAGGCGCTGCGCAAGTTGAAGCACCCGAGCCGCTCGGACAAGCTGCGCAGCTTTATCGACACGCTCTGATCCGCCGCCCTGGCAGGCAACCTGTCATCCCGGGCTTGACCCGGGATCTATGAGTCAAAAGCGCCTCAAGCCCTTATCCAGTGGGCATGAGGCGCTATTTTTTTGATAGTCCATGATCGCCTACTCCTTTCTTTGAAAGGTGCGGCCTCAATAAGGGGATCAAAGATGCGAGTTCGCCTTGGCATACAAGACGCTGTTTAGTCGAACGCGCCAATGGGTTCCATCGGCCGCTCAGACAGCAAACTGTGTGACGGCATCTTCATTCCACGCGAGCCCCGTTCCAGGCTCATCAGACAGTTGCGCGCACCCGTCGGCAAACGCCAAGGGCCGTGCCAGAATCGGTCCGGCCAGATCCATGCGCTCAAGCCAGTGCGCCGTCGGGGTCACGGCCAATAAATGGGCGCTGACTTCCTGAAAAATATGACTAGACATCGGAATGCCGCGTGCTTCAGCGAGAGCCGCCGCTTTCAGCCATCCCGTCACGCCGCCGATCTTCATCGCATCCGGCATGGCCAGATCACAGGCACCAGAGGCGAGCGCTTTAGCCATCTCGTCCGGCCCGCACCAGTTTTCGCCCATTTGAATAGGTGTCGAAACCTGTGCACGGATGTTGGCATGCCCTGCATAGTTTTCTTGGGCTGTGGGTTCCTCAACCCAGCCCAGGCCGAACTGCTCAAGTATTCGAATACGCCGGATCGCCTCCGGTACAGTCAGGCCTTGATTGAAATCGGCCATCAAAGAAACTTCGTTCCCGATGGTCTGCCGCAACGCTCCAAGAATCCGCGCATCTTCCTCCACGGTGGAGTAGCCGATCTTCGTCTTGATCGCCTTGAACCCCTGTTTCACGGACATGCTTGCCCGCTTCACGCCCAGCGCTTCACCGTCCATGCTGTGGCTGTCGTAGGCAGGAATCGGTCGCCGCGCTCCGCCAAGAAGCTCTACCAACGGCAATTCCCGGGAGCTGGCCAGAGCGTCCCACGCGGCCATGTCGATGCCGGCGCATGCCATCAACGCGATGCCCGTCGCGCCGAGCAAGCGCAACCGGCTTCGAAACAGGCGGTCGAGTTCAAATGGGGCAACCGGTTTTCCCTTCACGATCCCGGAAAGTGCCAGCACCATCTGTCGCGTGGCTTGCAGCGCCAGCGGCGTGTAAGTGAAGAGATAGGAGCGCCCGACCACGCCGGTGTTGGTCTGCAGGTCGATCAAAACCAGTGGTGCGGTGTCAACAGTGCCGACGGAGGTGCGCACCGGATATTCAAGCGGAACGTTGACCGCCCGCGCATCGATGCACGTGACAAGAAGCTCAGTCATGGGAATCCCATGAAGTCAAAGGCCCAGGTAGGCCGTTTTCACTCGTTCGTCTTGCAGAAGTGCTCCGGCCGCGTCACTGAGCGCTATGCGCCCCGTCTCAAGCACGTAGCCGTGGTCGGCGATGGACAGGGCGGCGTGGGCGTTCTGCTCCACCAGCAAGATGGGAATTCCTGTGGCCCTCAGGTCGGCAATGACGGCAAAGATTTCGCGCACCAGCAGGGGCGCCAGCCCCATCGACGGCTCGTCTAGCAGCAAGACTTTGGGCCGACTCATCAGTGCCCGCGCGATGGCCAGCATTTGCTGCTGCCCTCCCGACAGGGTGCCAGCAGGAAGAAGGCGTTTCTCCTTCAAAATTGGAAAGAGCCGGTACATCGCTTCCAGTTGCTCGACCGAACTGCCGGGTTGCGAATAGCCGCCGAGCCGGAGATTGTCCTCAACGGAAAGCGGTCCGAAGACCTGACGGCCTTCAAGGACCTGCGCCAAGCCAGCGCAAACACGCCTGTCAGACCGAAGCGCGCTGATGTTTTTTCCGAAGAGCTCGACGCTTCCCGATCGAGCAGGAATCAAGCCGGAGATGGTGCGCAGGAGCGTCGTCTTGCCTGCCCCGTTGGCGCCCACGAGTGCAACGATCTGGCCGCTTTCGAGTGAAATACTGACGCCATGAAGCACCTCGATGCCACCATAGCCGGCGACCAGATCCCGCACGGCCAGAGCGCTTGTTTCTGTGGCTGTTGCCGCGGCCGTCATGCCTCGATCCCCAGATAAGCTTCGATTACTTTCGGGTTCTGACTCACTTGCGCCGCAGTCCCTTCTGCAAGTTTCTTTCCGTAGTCCAGAACAACGATGTGGTCGGAAATCGTCATGACCATCTTCATATCGTGTTCGACGAGCAGGACTGTGATGCCGGAAGCCGCAATGTCGCGGATCAAGGTGGTCACCTCTGCGGTCTCGGTGTCGTTCAGCCCGGCAGCGGGTTCGTCGAGAAGCAGCAAACGGGGCTTGCTGGCGAGCGCGCGCGCGATCTCAAGTCGCTTCAACAGCCCATAGGACAGCTGCGATGCCTGCGCCTTTGCGACGGCGCCCACGCCAACCTTGTCCATGAGCTGCAGTGCCTCCTCGCGCAACAGGATGTCGGCCTTTCGCGTGGTGCCGAGCATGCCGGCAACCATCGACCTCGTCGAACGCAGGTGCGCGCCCAGCATCACGTTCTCGCATGCCGTCATGTTCATGCAGATCTGCAGGTTTTGAAAGGTGCGGCTGACGCCGCGCGTGGCAAGTTCGTCGGAGCGCAAGCCGGTGATCCTTTCGTCGTCGAGAAGAATCTCGCCTGAACTGGGCGTGTACACGCCCGAGATAAGGTTGAAGAGGGTAGTTTTTCCGGCGCCGTTCGGCCCGATGACGGCATGCACCGCGCCCTTGCGAACAGCGAAGCTCATGTCATGCACGGCCGTGACACCACCGAAAGACTTGGATACTCTGTTGAGCGTCAGCATCTCAGCTCCTTCGCCTGCGGCTAACCAGCAACGCAATGGATGGCACCAGGCCCTTGGGCAGGAAGATCATGGTGAGCATCAGGATCAGGCCAAAGAACACCGATTCATAGCCATGAAGTCCGCCCAGTAATTGAGGCAAAACAGTCAACAGGATCGCCCCGAGCACTGCGCCAAAGGTCGACGCCATGCCTCCGACCA encodes:
- a CDS encoding enolase C-terminal domain-like protein, encoding MTELLVTCIDARAVNVPLEYPVRTSVGTVDTAPLVLIDLQTNTGVVGRSYLFTYTPLALQATRQMVLALSGIVKGKPVAPFELDRLFRSRLRLLGATGIALMACAGIDMAAWDALASSRELPLVELLGGARRPIPAYDSHSMDGEALGVKRASMSVKQGFKAIKTKIGYSTVEEDARILGALRQTIGNEVSLMADFNQGLTVPEAIRRIRILEQFGLGWVEEPTAQENYAGHANIRAQVSTPIQMGENWCGPDEMAKALASGACDLAMPDAMKIGGVTGWLKAAALAEARGIPMSSHIFQEVSAHLLAVTPTAHWLERMDLAGPILARPLAFADGCAQLSDEPGTGLAWNEDAVTQFAV
- a CDS encoding ABC transporter ATP-binding protein, which gives rise to MTAAATATETSALAVRDLVAGYGGIEVLHGVSISLESGQIVALVGANGAGKTTLLRTISGLIPARSGSVELFGKNISALRSDRRVCAGLAQVLEGRQVFGPLSVEDNLRLGGYSQPGSSVEQLEAMYRLFPILKEKRLLPAGTLSGGQQQMLAIARALMSRPKVLLLDEPSMGLAPLLVREIFAVIADLRATGIPILLVEQNAHAALSIADHGYVLETGRIALSDAAGALLQDERVKTAYLGL
- a CDS encoding ABC transporter ATP-binding protein; its protein translation is MLTLNRVSKSFGGVTAVHDMSFAVRKGAVHAVIGPNGAGKTTLFNLISGVYTPSSGEILLDDERITGLRSDELATRGVSRTFQNLQICMNMTACENVMLGAHLRSTRSMVAGMLGTTRKADILLREEALQLMDKVGVGAVAKAQASQLSYGLLKRLEIARALASKPRLLLLDEPAAGLNDTETAEVTTLIRDIAASGITVLLVEHDMKMVMTISDHIVVLDYGKKLAEGTAAQVSQNPKVIEAYLGIEA